In the Bacillus amyloliquefaciens DSM 7 = ATCC 23350 genome, CTTACGGCGGTTATAATTTAACTTATAAAACAGTAGAAAACATGCTTGATATTCCGGTAGATTATGTGGTTGAGAGCAACTTTAACGCATTCCGGGATGTCGTCAATGAATTGAACGGCGTTACGGTAAATGTGAAAAGCCAGAAAATTGCCGATCGTATTAAAGTCGATACAAAAGGAAAAGTCGTGCTGAAGCCGGGCGTTCAGACGCTTGACGGCGAGCAGGCATTGGCTTATGTAAGAACACGCAAAGCGGACACCGATCTGATGCGGGGACAAAGACAGATGGAAGTGCTGAGCGCCATTATTAACAAATCTAAATCGTTAAGCTCGATCCCTTCTTATGACGATATCGTCGACAGCTTAGGGAAAAACTTAAAAATGAACTTATCTCTTAATGATGCCATCGGCCTGTTTCCGTTTATCACATCGCTGAAAAAAGTGGATTCTTTGCAGCTGACAGGTTCAGACAGCTATATTTACACTCCTCAGTACGGCAAAAATATTTATTACTTCAAGCTGAATGAGGAGAAGCTTCAAGAAGTGAAAGCGACATTAAAAAAAGATTTAGACGAGTAAGATGTCACGGCGGGGTTTCAGCAAACCCCGCCGTTTTTCTGTTGAAAAAAAGGACATGAAGGTATAGCCTTTTAACTGACGGCTTTCTGTGCTGATTTCACAAAAAGCTGAACATACTACATGAAGCAGCTTTATTTTTAAGGAGGGCATCCATACATATGAAATTGATAGCCATTGACTTAGACGGCACATTACTGAACTCGGAAAGTGTGATTTCTCCGGAAAACAGAGCGGCTTTACAAAGAGCGGATGAATCGGGCATTCTTGTGGCCATCTGTACGGGCAGAGCCACTTTTGACGTTAAGGCGCTCTTAAAAGATTTGGATATTCCGATCATTGCGGCAAACGGCGGGACAGTTCACGACAAAGGATACCGCCTCATCAGCCGGTTCTTAATGGATCAGCAGGCCGGTAAGGATATCGCCGCTTATTTAACGGGAAACGATATTTACTTTGAGGTTTATACGGATGATCATCTCTTGTCTCCGTTTGACGGCGAGTCCAAACTGCAGGCGGAACTGGACATTCTGAAAAGCGCCAATCCTGAGGAAGATATTCAGACATTGTGGGAGGGCGCAAAGACGCAGTTCAAACAATTCGGCATTAAACCCGTGCAGGATATACAGGCGATTTTTGACGGAGACGAACATATTTACAAGCTCCTTTGTTTCTCTTTTGATATGGAAAAACTGAAAAACGCCAAAGAAGAAATTACACATCACCCGAAATTATCCCAGACTTCTTCCGGAAAACACATTATCGAAATCCTCCCTGCCGGTTCCGGAAAGGGACGGGCTCTGAGGGAGCTTGCTTCACTGTACGGAATAGAAAAACAGGATATTTACGCCATCGGCGACAGCCCGAATGACTTCTCCATGTTTGAAGCGGCCGGAAACCGCATCGCCATGGGCAATGCGATTGATGAACTGAAAGAAAAAAGCACATATATTACAAAAAGCAATGATGAAAACGGTGTTGCCTATTTCATCAACCGGCTTCTCGACAATGAACAATAAAAAATCTGTCCGGCAAAAGCCAGGTCTTCCACGACCTGGCTTTTCATGTTTCCAAAAAGGAGTTTCATGATGTCGAATGCAATCGCTATTATTGGATTTTCAGCTTTTCTCTTCGCACTTGGATACGGAATATTCCATCTCATATGCAAAGCAGTAAAAAAAGAAAAACGTTTTTCAAAAAAGCTGTTTTGGCCCCTTCTCATCGGCGGGTTTATCCTGTTCTTAATCGGAGGCTCCTCGGCAGAGCCGGACACAGCGGCCGTGAAAGCGGAGGAGAAATACAGCACCCTTGATACGGCTAATCAAAAATTGACGAAGGAACATCAGGCGCTTGAGAAAAAATATGAAAGCATCAGCGCCGCGGCCGAAAAGGAAAAATCCGAGGCCGAAGCAGGCAATGAAGAAAAACTCAGCAAACTCAGCAAAGAAATAAATGAGCTGAAAAAAACAAACAAATCACTCAAACAAGACAATGAGAAATTAAAAGATTCACAAAAGAAACTCGAAAAGGCCGCTGAAACGCTTCAGTCAGAAAATAAAACATTAAAGCGGCAAAAGGAAGAAACAAAAACAGCCGGAAACGCTGAATCGGCGCAAAACACAGCCTCTTCCTCCGGCGGGCATGCAGAAACGAAGGCAGCCGACACCTCACAGGGATGCAACATTAAAGGCAGCCGAAACGGCATTTATCACACGCCGGGAAGTACATACTACGATCGGACGACAGATCCAGTAGAAATGTTCTGTTCTGTAGAGGAAGCGGAAGCGGCGGGATTCAGAGCGCCGAAACGGTAAATAGAAAAAGACGTCAGAGATACTCTCTGACGTCTTTTTTTACGGAATCCGGATGCTGCCCGCATACTTGTCCTTCCAATAAGCGCTCGTATTCATATTTGTTATGGTCACGCCTGCGGACAGAGTGACATGAATAACTTGTCCGTTCCCGATATAAATGGCCGGGTTCAGGCTTTCCGCTTTAAAAAAGACCAGATCGCCCGGCTTCAAATCCTGTTTACTGACCGGAGCGCCCGCCTGCATCTGCTTCTCCGCGTAACGCGGCAGGCTGATTCCTTTCGCTTTTTGATAGACGTATTGAACAAATCCCGCCGTATCAAAGCCGGTTTCCGGTGAAGCGCCGCCTTTCAGATAAGAAATTCCGATATAATCAGCTGCTGTTGACACAACGGGATTATCTTTGGAAATGGCCAGATTGCTGAATCGGCGCACCCCTGTATAATGTTTTTTCCAATAATCTTCCGACAAGTAGGAAATGGTGACTTTTGCAGAGCGGCTCGCTTGGATGAATCTTCCCTCTCCCGCATAAATGCCCGCATGGGAAATTCCTTTTTTATACGTATCACTGAAATAAATCACGTCCCCGGGCTTTATGCTGCTCAGTTTTATTTTCTCACCGACCAGCCACTGCTGTTCCGCAGATCTCGGCAGGTAAATGTGAAGCTTGTTTTCAAAAACATATTGGACAAGCCCTGAACAGTCGAATCCCTCTTCAGGTGTGCTTCCGCCGAATACATACGGAATGTCGAGATAACGGGCGGCCTCCTGAACGATCGGATTATCAGCCAGCTCCGGATCTTTTGTAATCCGCTTTGCGCCAAGATATAAATTCATCCAATAATTGCTTTTTTGAAAGCTTGTGACGGTTACGCCTTCTGACGGAGAACTGTGTATCATCTCTCCATTTCCGATATAAAGGCCGTCTTGGACGGGCGCGGTTTGTAATGAATCCGACTTTTTGAAAAAAACAATATCCCCCGGTAAAAGCTCATTTTCTTTGACGGCAGCTCCGACTTTCCATTGATCACTGACCGTTCTCGGCAGATGGATGTTCTGCCTGCTGAAAAGATACTGTATCAATCCGGACGGATCAAAACCGTCCTTAGGCTCGTCGCCTCCGTAAACATATTTATTTCCGACAAGTTTTTGCGCGTCTGAAACCATCAGGGCAGAAACTTGAGAATCCGCTTCAGCAATTTCCGTTCTCGTTACTGCAGGTGCCACAAGACAAATCATAAG is a window encoding:
- a CDS encoding Cof-type HAD-IIB family hydrolase, producing MKLIAIDLDGTLLNSESVISPENRAALQRADESGILVAICTGRATFDVKALLKDLDIPIIAANGGTVHDKGYRLISRFLMDQQAGKDIAAYLTGNDIYFEVYTDDHLLSPFDGESKLQAELDILKSANPEEDIQTLWEGAKTQFKQFGIKPVQDIQAIFDGDEHIYKLLCFSFDMEKLKNAKEEITHHPKLSQTSSGKHIIEILPAGSGKGRALRELASLYGIEKQDIYAIGDSPNDFSMFEAAGNRIAMGNAIDELKEKSTYITKSNDENGVAYFINRLLDNEQ
- a CDS encoding membrane protein, which codes for MSNAIAIIGFSAFLFALGYGIFHLICKAVKKEKRFSKKLFWPLLIGGFILFLIGGSSAEPDTAAVKAEEKYSTLDTANQKLTKEHQALEKKYESISAAAEKEKSEAEAGNEEKLSKLSKEINELKKTNKSLKQDNEKLKDSQKKLEKAAETLQSENKTLKRQKEETKTAGNAESAQNTASSSGGHAETKAADTSQGCNIKGSRNGIYHTPGSTYYDRTTDPVEMFCSVEEAEAAGFRAPKR
- a CDS encoding LCP family protein; translation: MEERSQRRKKKRRLRKWVKFVLVFAAFLLVIAGSVGTYAFVKLNSATKEAHVSLDRGDQSVKRIKEFDPKKDSFTVLLLGIDARDNKGESVDDARSDANVLVTFNRKKKTATMLSIPRDSYVNIPGHGYDKFAHAHAYGGYNLTYKTVENMLDIPVDYVVESNFNAFRDVVNELNGVTVNVKSQKIADRIKVDTKGKVVLKPGVQTLDGEQALAYVRTRKADTDLMRGQRQMEVLSAIINKSKSLSSIPSYDDIVDSLGKNLKMNLSLNDAIGLFPFITSLKKVDSLQLTGSDSYIYTPQYGKNIYYFKLNEEKLQEVKATLKKDLDE
- a CDS encoding C40 family peptidase produces the protein MLTSWRKYILAGLMICLVAPAVTRTEIAEADSQVSALMVSDAQKLVGNKYVYGGDEPKDGFDPSGLIQYLFSRQNIHLPRTVSDQWKVGAAVKENELLPGDIVFFKKSDSLQTAPVQDGLYIGNGEMIHSSPSEGVTVTSFQKSNYWMNLYLGAKRITKDPELADNPIVQEAARYLDIPYVFGGSTPEEGFDCSGLVQYVFENKLHIYLPRSAEQQWLVGEKIKLSSIKPGDVIYFSDTYKKGISHAGIYAGEGRFIQASRSAKVTISYLSEDYWKKHYTGVRRFSNLAISKDNPVVSTAADYIGISYLKGGASPETGFDTAGFVQYVYQKAKGISLPRYAEKQMQAGAPVSKQDLKPGDLVFFKAESLNPAIYIGNGQVIHVTLSAGVTITNMNTSAYWKDKYAGSIRIP